From Cecembia calidifontis, one genomic window encodes:
- a CDS encoding IS4 family transposase, which produces MTQFKHKFLSGHPIIAQLLSLIPKELLNQVVEEENSDRYYKKLKTSDHFICMFYAVLTRNSSLREVCKNIGLIITKLIPFGMKQLPARSTLSDANRKRSYRVFEQLYKGLYSYYRASLVGNWLDIGGEVDLSRVEVFDSSTVTLFKEILRGAGRNPLNGKKKGGAKIFAKMNLAEGVPNFICIRSAATNENMFLKVMDLPEHGIAVFDKGYNRYSCFEKWDSSNRYFVTRKKDNARYEVVSEFDCTHALDIIKDQIISLSYREKGVSRTVEARLVVYADPESGETLEFITNLKGLDALTIALLYKNRWVIEVLFKQIKQNFELRYFLSDSENGIKIQIWVALILNLLFTVLHKRIKEAEDFSTMVMVAAKNLCSYVSLEKFLLFPEAYFKSIFQKDIQNVQTQLFLSG; this is translated from the coding sequence GTGACACAATTTAAGCATAAATTTTTGTCTGGGCATCCTATTATCGCTCAACTCCTCTCTCTTATTCCCAAAGAGCTATTGAATCAGGTCGTTGAGGAAGAAAACTCGGATAGGTACTACAAGAAACTCAAAACAAGTGATCACTTCATCTGCATGTTTTATGCGGTGTTGACCAGAAACAGCAGTCTTAGAGAGGTCTGCAAAAACATCGGCCTGATCATAACCAAGCTTATTCCTTTTGGAATGAAGCAGCTACCTGCCAGGAGTACCCTTTCTGATGCAAACCGTAAACGCAGTTATCGTGTTTTTGAACAACTATACAAAGGGCTGTATTCATACTATAGGGCATCTTTGGTAGGAAATTGGCTCGATATCGGTGGAGAGGTCGACCTCAGCCGTGTTGAGGTTTTTGATTCCTCAACGGTCACGCTGTTCAAGGAAATCCTCAGAGGGGCCGGACGCAATCCCCTGAACGGAAAGAAAAAAGGTGGTGCCAAGATATTTGCCAAAATGAATCTGGCAGAAGGCGTTCCCAACTTCATATGTATCCGTTCTGCGGCCACAAATGAAAATATGTTTTTAAAAGTGATGGATCTGCCTGAGCACGGGATAGCTGTTTTCGACAAAGGATATAACCGCTATTCCTGCTTTGAAAAGTGGGACAGTTCAAACAGATATTTTGTGACCAGAAAAAAAGACAATGCAAGATATGAAGTGGTCAGTGAGTTTGACTGTACGCATGCCTTGGACATCATCAAGGACCAGATTATCTCACTGAGCTACAGGGAGAAGGGAGTTTCTCGGACAGTTGAAGCCAGACTGGTGGTTTATGCTGACCCTGAAAGCGGTGAAACGCTGGAGTTTATCACCAATCTTAAGGGATTGGATGCCCTAACCATAGCTCTTCTCTATAAGAACAGGTGGGTTATCGAAGTGCTTTTCAAGCAGATCAAGCAGAATTTTGAACTCAGATATTTTTTGTCGGACAGCGAGAACGGGATCAAAATCCAGATTTGGGTGGCATTGATACTCAACCTCCTGTTTACAGTTCTACATAAGCGGATAAAAGAGGCTGAAGACTTCTCGACCATGGTCATGGTAGCCGCAAAAAATCTTTGCTCCTACGTCAGTCTTGAAAAGTTCCTACTTTTTCCTGAAGCTTACTTTAAAAGTATATTTCAAAAAGACATCCAAAATGTACAAACCCAATTATTCCTTTCCGGATAG